In Bifidobacterium adolescentis ATCC 15703, the sequence CCTTCAAGGAAATGGTCTCCGTCCTGAAGATGCCGACCCTGTGGGTGCTCATCGTCTTCATGCTGTTCACCAACACCTTCTACACCGTGTTCGATCAGCAGATGTTCCCGAACTACTACGCCTCCCTCTTCCCGACCACCGAAATCGGCAACGCCACCTACGGCACCCTGAACTCCTTCCAGGTGTTCCTTGAGTCCGCCATGATGGGCGTCGTCCCGATCATCATGAAGAAGATCGGCGTGCGTAACTCCCTGCTGCTCGGCGCCACCGTGATGTTCGCCCGTATCGGTCTGTGCGGCGTGTTCCATGACCCGGTCTCCGTCTCCATCGTCAAGCTGTTCCACTCCATCGAGGTACCGCTGTTCTGCCTGCCGGCGTTCCGCTACTTCACCCTGCACTTCGACACGAAGCTGTCTGCCACCCTGTACATGGTTGGTTTCCAGATCGCTTCCCAGGTCGGCCAGGTGATTTTCTCCACCCCGATGGGTGCTCTGCATGATGCCATGGGCGACCGTCCGACCTTCTTCACCATCTCTGCCATCGTGTTTGCGGCTCTGGTCTACGGCTTCTTCGTCATCAAGAAGGATGATCAGGAAGTCGGCGGCGATCCGTTCTACACTGACAAGCAGCTCAAGGCCATGAAGGCCGCTGATGCGGAAGTGAAGGCCTGAGTCTCAGCCCGTACTAAGTCGGCGTACGGCGTCGATGGTGGTCGCAACCTACATCCCTTCTCCCGCGATCATCATCGGTACCGTACGCATCATAACAACAATCGTGGTGTCCGAAGCGTTTCCCTTTTTCCGCTTTGGGCACCATCTTCAAAAAGCTTTTTATCCAACAATTCATAACCCAGATTCAGAAAGGCATTCAACGATGACTGGCTTTACTCCGGACGCACCTGTCCTTCACGAAATCAAGAACCACAGCGAGGAACTCACCAAGGCAGAGGCCGGTGTCGCGGCCTTCGCAGCCAAGCGTAA encodes:
- a CDS encoding MFS transporter, with translation MASKTRSVWKNPSYLQSSFGIFMFFCSWGIWWSFFSRWLTDPTHGLGMSSAEQGQIYSINSLATLVIMFVYGTIQDQLGIKRKLVIFISAVAACVGPFVQFVYQPMLTAGGTTRFIGVLLGSIVLSAGFMAGCSLFEAITERYSRKFGFEYGQSRAWGSFGYAVVALCAGFLFNINPLLNFWVGSICGLSMLCVYAFWVPAEQKEELKKEADPNATPTNPSFKEMVSVLKMPTLWVLIVFMLFTNTFYTVFDQQMFPNYYASLFPTTEIGNATYGTLNSFQVFLESAMMGVVPIIMKKIGVRNSLLLGATVMFARIGLCGVFHDPVSVSIVKLFHSIEVPLFCLPAFRYFTLHFDTKLSATLYMVGFQIASQVGQVIFSTPMGALHDAMGDRPTFFTISAIVFAALVYGFFVIKKDDQEVGGDPFYTDKQLKAMKAADAEVKA